In a genomic window of Nostoc sp. UHCC 0870:
- a CDS encoding NHLP family bacteriocin export ABC transporter peptidase/permease/ATPase subunit — MVSTNPTLATTINPWQYLQKLLFNPSRRRVKTPTVLQMEGVECGAAALGIILGYYDRIVPLPELRRECGVSRDGSKASNMVKAARRYGLQAKGFKKELEKLQDLRPPYIVFWNFNHFLVVEGFGKQRVYLNDPATGPRTVSLQEFDEGYTGVVLVMEPSPEFVKGGHKPNITVSLWSRLRGAFGALVYCLISGFFLAIVGLLIPVFSQVFVDEILIEQRLHWLRPLLLAMIITAIVQGLLTLLRLKYLRRLKIKLAVGMSSRFLWHILRLPVSFYAQRFAGEISDRTTINDQVADVLSGRLATTVIDAVMVIFYALVMVQYDWVLTLCIVIFAAINILVLQWISRQRVDANQRLIQEYGKAAGTSIAALQSIETLKASGLESDFFARWSGYYTKAINSQQELGATNQIFSVLPVLLSALSSVMLLVVGGLRVMDGHLSIGMLVAFQGLMYSFQSPVNNLVNFGTTLQELEGNLLRLDDVLDNPIEEQGSRGAGENKENLLSVYPSTFVPKLQGYVELRNVTFGYSRLEQPLIENFHLAIKPGQRVALVGGSGSGKSTIAKLISGLYQPWTGEILFDGTSREQIPQQILTNSVAMVEQDILLFGGTVRDNLTLWDSTIQDKSLIRACEDAAIADVILSMTGGLDATLIEGAANLSGGQRQRLEIARALVNNPSILVMDEATSALDAETEKIIDENLRRRGCTCIIVAHRLSTIRDCDEIIVLEHGKVVQRGTHQKLWQVDGAYSRLIRMEGEAL, encoded by the coding sequence GTGGTATCTACTAATCCGACCTTAGCAACAACGATTAATCCTTGGCAGTACCTGCAAAAATTACTTTTTAATCCCAGCAGGCGGCGCGTTAAAACCCCCACTGTCTTACAAATGGAGGGGGTTGAATGTGGTGCTGCTGCTTTAGGAATAATTCTCGGTTACTACGATCGCATTGTACCTTTACCCGAACTCCGACGAGAATGTGGCGTTTCCCGTGATGGCAGTAAAGCATCCAATATGGTCAAAGCTGCCAGAAGATACGGACTCCAAGCCAAAGGCTTTAAAAAAGAACTAGAAAAACTCCAAGATTTGCGCCCTCCTTATATTGTCTTCTGGAACTTCAACCACTTCTTAGTTGTGGAGGGATTTGGCAAACAACGAGTTTATCTCAACGACCCCGCCACCGGGCCGCGTACTGTATCCTTGCAAGAATTTGACGAAGGATATACCGGAGTGGTGCTGGTGATGGAACCAAGCCCAGAGTTTGTCAAAGGTGGTCACAAACCCAACATTACGGTATCGCTGTGGTCACGATTAAGGGGAGCTTTTGGTGCTTTAGTTTACTGTTTAATTAGTGGTTTTTTCTTAGCCATTGTGGGATTACTCATACCTGTGTTTAGTCAGGTATTTGTAGACGAAATCCTCATCGAACAAAGGCTACATTGGTTGCGTCCGTTGCTGTTGGCTATGATTATTACAGCTATAGTGCAAGGATTGTTAACCCTACTGCGCTTGAAATATCTGCGTCGGCTAAAAATAAAGCTGGCTGTTGGTATGTCCAGCCGCTTCCTTTGGCATATCCTCCGCTTACCTGTAAGTTTTTACGCTCAACGCTTTGCGGGAGAAATTAGCGATCGCACCACTATCAACGACCAAGTTGCTGATGTCCTTTCGGGACGATTGGCTACTACGGTCATTGATGCAGTTATGGTGATTTTTTATGCTTTAGTCATGGTGCAATATGACTGGGTACTTACCTTATGTATAGTTATTTTTGCTGCTATAAATATCTTAGTTTTACAGTGGATTTCCCGACAGCGCGTAGATGCTAATCAACGATTGATCCAAGAGTATGGTAAAGCTGCTGGTACTTCCATTGCTGCTCTCCAAAGTATAGAAACCCTAAAAGCATCTGGTTTAGAGTCAGATTTTTTTGCGCGGTGGTCGGGTTATTACACCAAGGCGATTAATTCTCAACAGGAATTAGGTGCGACAAACCAAATATTTTCTGTATTACCCGTACTCCTGTCGGCTCTTTCTTCAGTAATGTTATTGGTTGTGGGTGGTTTACGAGTGATGGATGGACATCTCAGCATTGGAATGCTCGTAGCTTTTCAAGGTTTAATGTACAGCTTTCAATCACCCGTGAACAATCTCGTCAACTTCGGTACTACTTTGCAAGAGTTGGAAGGGAATTTACTCCGCCTAGATGATGTGCTGGATAATCCGATAGAGGAACAGGGGAGCAGAGGAGCAGGGGAGAACAAAGAAAACTTGCTGTCAGTTTATCCTTCTACATTTGTGCCTAAGTTACAAGGGTATGTTGAATTACGGAATGTGACATTTGGTTATAGTCGCTTAGAGCAACCACTGATTGAAAATTTTCACCTCGCAATTAAACCAGGACAGCGAGTGGCATTGGTAGGCGGGAGTGGTTCTGGTAAATCTACCATTGCCAAACTCATTAGCGGACTTTATCAACCTTGGACGGGGGAAATATTATTTGATGGAACATCCAGAGAGCAGATACCCCAGCAAATACTTACTAACTCCGTGGCGATGGTGGAGCAAGATATCTTGCTATTTGGCGGAACAGTTAGAGATAATTTAACTCTGTGGGATTCTACTATACAGGATAAAAGCTTAATCCGAGCTTGTGAAGATGCTGCGATCGCAGATGTTATCCTGTCAATGACTGGGGGATTGGATGCAACACTCATAGAAGGTGCTGCTAACTTAAGCGGCGGACAGCGACAGCGATTAGAAATTGCTCGTGCTTTGGTCAACAACCCTTCTATCCTGGTGATGGATGAAGCTACCAGTGCCTTAGATGCAGAAACAGAAAAAATTATTGATGAAAATCTGCGGCGACGAGGTTGCACCTGCATTATCGTGGCACACCGCTTAAGCACGATCCGAGACTGCGATGAAATCATCGTCTTAGAACATGGCAAAGTCGTGCAACGCGGTACTCATCAAAAATTGTGGCAAGTCGATGGTGCGTACTCGCGGTTAATTCGGATGGAAGGGGAAGCACTTTAA
- a CDS encoding P-II family nitrogen regulator: MTQKASKLVIVTEKVLLKKVAKIIDEAGATGYTVVAAGGKGSRGVRSSGQPTVGDIYTNVKFEVLTPSRDMAVKIADEVAAQFFKDYSGITYICDVMEVLYAHQF, encoded by the coding sequence ATGACCCAGAAAGCCAGTAAGCTTGTCATCGTCACGGAAAAGGTGCTGCTGAAAAAGGTCGCCAAGATCATCGACGAAGCCGGTGCTACCGGTTATACGGTGGTGGCCGCTGGAGGTAAAGGCAGTCGCGGCGTGCGATCGTCGGGACAACCCACCGTTGGCGACATCTACACTAATGTAAAGTTCGAGGTACTCACCCCCAGTCGGGATATGGCCGTGAAGATTGCGGATGAGGTCGCAGCGCAGTTTTTCAAAGATTATTCGGGTATCACCTATATCTGTGACGTGATGGAGGTACTGTACGCACACCAGTTCTGA
- a CDS encoding glycoside hydrolase family 24 protein — translation MGPIAALLGFVYLFQWYVFGDLRSPSDPIFGNNLPPLVMEGGDPYIRALMRTISASEANSKRPYSLLYGGQQITDLSKHPEICVTIPVGPNTGNCSTAAGRYQMINTTWYHIAPRYHPKPGQMMFWSNYSFEPQYQDVVVYRWLNDSKVWGIDISQLLRQGKLNEVLRRLSPTWTSLGYGIETNSISKSLPKIYQKMLQEELTTASQPAAANAATPSPKINPKGKQPKPQ, via the coding sequence ATTGGCCCTATAGCCGCACTTCTAGGCTTTGTTTACTTATTTCAATGGTACGTGTTTGGGGATTTGCGATCGCCTTCTGATCCCATCTTTGGCAATAATTTACCACCCTTGGTGATGGAAGGCGGAGATCCATACATCCGGGCTTTGATGCGAACCATCTCAGCTAGTGAAGCCAATAGCAAACGCCCCTATTCACTGTTGTATGGTGGACAGCAAATCACTGACCTCAGTAAGCATCCTGAAATATGCGTCACTATTCCCGTAGGGCCAAACACAGGTAATTGTTCTACAGCTGCTGGCAGATATCAAATGATTAATACCACTTGGTATCATATTGCTCCCCGTTATCACCCCAAACCAGGACAAATGATGTTTTGGTCTAATTATAGTTTTGAGCCACAATATCAAGATGTAGTAGTTTACCGTTGGTTAAATGATTCCAAGGTTTGGGGAATTGATATTTCCCAACTATTGCGTCAAGGTAAGTTAAACGAAGTTTTGCGGCGACTCTCTCCCACTTGGACAAGTTTAGGTTATGGCATAGAAACAAACTCTATTAGTAAGTCTTTGCCCAAGATTTATCAAAAAATGTTGCAAGAAGAATTAACAACAGCCAGTCAACCAGCCGCAGCCAACGCCGCGACTCCCAGTCCCAAGATTAACCCTAAAGGCAAACAACCAAAACCGCAGTAA
- a CDS encoding NHLP bacteriocin export ABC transporter permease/ATPase subunit, giving the protein MRGQLYQIQGNEPILLNDLDRIWVVQSGSVALFAVTIKDGVIEGTRRYLCTMGRGEALFGTAAISGNQQRQILAVPMGEIKLLQLHPESFRELIANGNVKAIALVESWLKQVGTALSSIPTPVIQVRTEGSSRLSLINGQTFQPEPGVVCWVQMKEGTVKFLGFDELTLFSPTATFPLNDKMWLEARDTVQFATITTSEIDNSDIILTGLSQLNTQLLRCIDILEHQEAQEELMRLGDRQRLNRQVTAEAVGELASTLNYQDGDFFLEGTPLLVAAGAVGKAIGVKIRPPARSENLKRLKEPLEAIVRASRMRMRRVLLRDNWWEKDCSSLLAYTQDNRPVALLQVATNRYEIFDPVERTRTRVDEGVATKVAPVAYMFYRPLPDRVLGALSLLQFTLKGRARDILTIVFTGIAVTLLGMLTPQATAIMMDNAIPDSDRGLLLQIGLGLLVAALGTALFQITQGFAILRTETFGDASTQAATCDRLLNLPISFFRQYTTGDLLSRVSSVSAIRRQLGGRILINLFSSLFTLFYLGQLFYYNYKLALVAVAFAVIAIAFTTISGVMLLRKVQPLLELQGKIFGQTVQLINGISKLHIAGAQERAFAAWSKNYSQQIKLELSTQQVEDAVIFFNTVIPIVTNGALFWFTIKLLEEAQNSGTIGLSLGTFLAFNTAYGNFIKGTTDLSNTVTEVLQVIPQWKRTQPILASIPEVNTSKADPGKLIGRIAVDRVTFRYRQDGSLILDNLNISAEPGEFIALVGGSGSGKSTIFRLLLGFETPEAGSIYYDGQDLSGLDVEAVRRQLGVVLQNSQLMSGSIFENIAAGAGITLEEAWEAARASGLAEDIIAMPMQMHTVVSEGGSNLSGGQRQRLLIARALALKPRVLLFDEATSALDNKTQAIVSKSLDKMQVTRVVIAHRLSTIRNAHRIYVLQAGQIVQQGTFDQLAAQEGLFAQLMARQMA; this is encoded by the coding sequence ATGCGGGGACAACTGTACCAAATTCAGGGAAATGAGCCGATATTGTTAAACGATCTTGATCGGATTTGGGTAGTTCAATCTGGCTCTGTGGCATTGTTTGCCGTCACAATTAAAGATGGTGTAATAGAAGGCACTCGCCGTTATCTATGTACGATGGGTCGAGGCGAGGCTCTTTTTGGAACTGCTGCTATATCAGGCAATCAGCAACGCCAAATTTTAGCCGTGCCAATGGGTGAGATAAAATTACTACAACTACACCCTGAGTCTTTCCGGGAATTAATAGCCAATGGAAATGTGAAAGCCATCGCTTTGGTAGAATCTTGGCTCAAGCAAGTTGGTACTGCACTTTCTTCGATTCCCACTCCAGTAATTCAAGTTAGAACTGAGGGAAGCAGCCGACTTTCCTTAATTAACGGTCAAACTTTTCAACCAGAACCAGGGGTTGTCTGCTGGGTACAGATGAAGGAAGGTACTGTCAAGTTTCTGGGTTTTGACGAACTAACTCTCTTCAGCCCAACTGCAACTTTTCCCCTCAACGATAAAATGTGGCTAGAAGCCAGAGATACAGTTCAATTTGCTACTATTACAACTTCCGAAATTGACAACTCAGATATTATTCTTACCGGGCTATCCCAGCTAAATACTCAACTGCTGCGCTGCATTGACATTTTAGAGCATCAAGAAGCCCAAGAAGAACTGATGCGGTTGGGCGATCGCCAACGTCTCAACCGTCAAGTGACAGCCGAGGCTGTAGGAGAGTTAGCATCAACCCTGAATTACCAAGATGGCGATTTTTTCCTAGAAGGTACGCCTTTATTAGTTGCGGCTGGTGCAGTCGGCAAAGCTATCGGCGTGAAAATTAGACCTCCGGCTCGTTCTGAGAACCTGAAGCGGCTGAAAGAGCCACTAGAAGCGATCGTTCGGGCTTCGCGGATGAGAATGCGGCGAGTGCTATTGCGAGACAATTGGTGGGAAAAAGATTGTAGTTCGCTTCTGGCTTACACTCAAGACAATCGACCAGTGGCACTGTTACAAGTTGCGACAAATCGCTATGAAATCTTCGATCCAGTGGAACGCACTCGCACGCGGGTGGATGAGGGCGTAGCTACAAAAGTAGCTCCCGTTGCTTATATGTTTTATCGGCCTTTGCCGGATCGAGTGCTGGGAGCTTTGAGTTTACTGCAATTTACCCTCAAAGGACGTGCCAGAGATATACTGACAATTGTATTTACTGGTATTGCCGTGACATTACTAGGGATGCTCACTCCCCAAGCCACGGCAATTATGATGGACAATGCCATACCAGATAGCGATCGCGGTTTATTGTTGCAAATCGGCTTGGGATTGCTCGTTGCTGCTTTGGGTACAGCTTTATTTCAGATAACTCAAGGATTTGCGATTCTACGAACAGAAACCTTTGGAGATGCTTCGACTCAAGCCGCTACTTGTGACAGGCTGTTAAACTTACCAATCTCATTTTTCCGTCAATACACCACAGGTGATTTACTTTCCCGCGTATCTTCGGTAAGTGCAATCCGTCGCCAATTAGGTGGCAGAATCTTGATAAATCTCTTCAGTAGTCTGTTTACACTGTTTTATTTGGGGCAGTTATTTTATTACAACTACAAATTAGCTTTAGTTGCGGTGGCGTTTGCAGTCATAGCGATCGCATTCACGACAATTTCTGGTGTAATGTTGCTGCGTAAAGTGCAACCTCTGTTGGAATTACAGGGCAAAATTTTTGGACAAACAGTGCAGCTGATTAATGGTATTTCTAAACTACATATTGCTGGCGCACAAGAACGCGCCTTTGCCGCTTGGAGTAAAAACTACAGTCAGCAAATCAAGCTGGAACTCAGTACACAACAAGTAGAAGACGCTGTGATATTTTTCAACACAGTCATACCCATAGTGACTAATGGAGCCTTATTTTGGTTTACCATCAAACTACTTGAAGAAGCACAGAATTCAGGAACTATTGGTCTATCTCTTGGTACTTTTTTAGCCTTTAACACAGCCTATGGAAACTTTATCAAAGGAACTACAGACCTGAGCAACACTGTCACCGAAGTTTTACAGGTTATTCCCCAGTGGAAACGCACCCAGCCCATTCTGGCAAGTATACCAGAAGTGAATACCAGCAAAGCCGATCCTGGCAAGTTAATTGGTAGAATCGCTGTGGATCGCGTCACCTTTCGCTATCGCCAAGATGGTTCGCTAATACTCGATAATCTCAATATTTCTGCGGAGCCAGGAGAATTTATTGCCCTTGTGGGGGGTTCTGGAAGTGGTAAATCCACTATATTCAGGTTGTTACTGGGATTTGAAACTCCAGAAGCAGGTAGTATATACTACGACGGTCAAGACTTGTCTGGCTTGGATGTAGAAGCAGTGCGCCGACAGTTAGGCGTAGTCTTGCAAAACAGTCAATTAATGTCAGGTTCCATTTTTGAGAATATCGCTGCTGGTGCGGGGATTACTCTAGAAGAAGCTTGGGAAGCAGCTAGAGCATCAGGTTTAGCTGAAGATATTATCGCTATGCCAATGCAAATGCACACTGTAGTTAGTGAAGGTGGAAGTAATCTTTCTGGAGGACAACGACAGCGACTTTTAATTGCTCGCGCGTTAGCATTGAAACCCCGCGTTTTGCTGTTTGATGAAGCTACCAGTGCTTTAGACAATAAGACACAAGCTATTGTTAGTAAAAGTTTGGATAAAATGCAAGTCACTCGTGTTGTAATTGCCCATCGACTCAGCACAATCCGCAACGCGCATCGCATCTATGTATTACAAGCAGGACAGATTGTACAACAAGGAACTTTTGACCAGCTAGCTGCACAAGAAGGACTATTTGCCCAGTTAATGGCTCGGCAAATGGCATAG
- a CDS encoding NAD(P)H-binding protein, with the protein MKAFVAGATGETGRRIVQELVARNIPVRALVRDIEAARTILPPDAELVVGDVLNPQSLTTALGDSTVVLCATGAKPSLDPTGPYKVDFEGTKNLVDVAKAKGIEHFVLVTSLCVSQFFHPLNLFWLILVWKKQAEEYLQKSGLNYTIVRPGGLKNEDNADAIVMQGADTLFEGSIPRQKVAQVCVEALFKLVAHHKIVEIVAKPEASPKSFEELFQQC; encoded by the coding sequence GCGCGTAATATTCCTGTGCGTGCTTTAGTCAGGGATATAGAGGCAGCTAGAACCATTTTGCCACCTGATGCCGAGTTAGTAGTAGGTGACGTATTAAATCCACAAAGCCTAACTACAGCCTTGGGAGATAGTACAGTGGTGCTGTGTGCAACTGGCGCAAAACCCAGTTTAGATCCCACTGGCCCCTATAAAGTAGATTTTGAAGGCACTAAAAATTTAGTCGATGTGGCCAAAGCCAAGGGAATTGAACATTTTGTTTTAGTAACTTCTTTGTGTGTCTCCCAGTTTTTCCATCCGTTGAACTTGTTTTGGCTAATTTTAGTATGGAAAAAACAAGCAGAGGAGTATCTGCAAAAAAGCGGTTTAAATTACACAATTGTTCGCCCTGGTGGATTAAAAAATGAAGATAATGCCGATGCGATCGTCATGCAGGGTGCTGATACATTATTTGAGGGTAGTATTCCTCGCCAAAAAGTCGCCCAAGTTTGTGTAGAAGCTCTATTTAAGCTAGTCGCACACCATAAAATAGTCGAGATAGTCGCCAAACCCGAAGCTAGCCCTAAAAGCTTTGAAGAATTATTTCAACAATGCTAA
- a CDS encoding glyoxalase-like domain protein: MVIAASVISFLLPPLTLGSFLPSLPLDSLFSTQGIMVMLLAAYAGAMWLFLTSAPKVHTVMVSDLEIARQLYEGLLDLPAAEVPLHYYYNYEQTIGATGIDPLYMSTSPSWSGKTMNNGNDGLWYQLKKNTQLHVITGASLGTKNQQRHVCFDRDCLEMILLRVETRGLKFKIRNQKPLNFLVKDYEGRVIEIAEVAN, translated from the coding sequence ATGGTTATAGCAGCTAGTGTCATATCGTTTCTGCTCCCGCCTCTGACTTTAGGCTCATTCTTGCCGTCCCTACCCTTAGATAGCCTATTTTCCACCCAAGGCATTATGGTGATGCTACTAGCAGCCTATGCAGGTGCTATGTGGCTCTTCCTCACCAGTGCGCCCAAAGTGCATACTGTGATGGTGTCTGATTTAGAGATTGCCCGACAATTATATGAAGGGCTGCTAGATTTGCCAGCCGCAGAAGTACCATTGCACTACTACTACAATTACGAACAAACCATAGGCGCGACGGGGATAGATCCGTTATATATGTCCACCAGTCCCAGTTGGTCAGGTAAAACCATGAACAACGGTAATGATGGACTATGGTATCAATTAAAGAAAAACACCCAACTTCACGTTATTACTGGTGCGAGTTTGGGGACTAAAAATCAGCAACGTCATGTTTGTTTTGACCGTGACTGTTTAGAAATGATTTTATTGCGGGTAGAAACACGCGGGTTAAAGTTTAAGATTCGCAATCAAAAACCCCTAAATTTTCTAGTTAAAGATTATGAAGGGCGGGTTATTGAAATAGCCGAAGTAGCGAATTAG
- the mnmA gene encoding tRNA 2-thiouridine(34) synthase MnmA: MKKVVVGLSGGVDSSTAAAILHHQGYEVIGLTLWLMKGKGQCCSEGMIDAAYICEQLGIPHQVVDMRDVFQTHIVDYLVNGYSVGITPLPCSQCNKTVKFGPMVQYAREELGCDRIATGHYARISYNEATERYELLRAIDRNKDQSYFLYDLSQDLLAASLFPLGEMQKADTRRIAAEHGLKTADKPESQDLCLVESNGSMRAFLDKYIAPKTGDIVDTTGKVLGQHDGVHHYTIGQRKGIGIAAAEPLYVIELDAVNNKVIVGDRTKATQSECTVSRVNWVSMAEPTSPIRAEVQVRYRSSPESVTVIPLENSRVRLVFDEPQFSITPGQAAVWYDGEKVLGGGIIELSAEC, encoded by the coding sequence ATGAAAAAAGTCGTCGTTGGTCTTTCGGGTGGCGTTGATAGTTCCACCGCCGCCGCTATTCTCCACCATCAGGGCTATGAAGTGATTGGTTTGACCCTTTGGCTAATGAAAGGCAAAGGCCAGTGTTGCTCTGAAGGTATGATCGACGCGGCTTATATTTGTGAACAGTTGGGCATTCCTCATCAAGTTGTAGATATGCGGGATGTCTTTCAAACTCATATTGTTGATTACCTGGTGAATGGTTACAGCGTGGGAATTACGCCCTTACCTTGTTCCCAGTGTAATAAAACGGTGAAGTTCGGCCCAATGGTACAATATGCCCGTGAAGAATTGGGATGCGATCGCATTGCCACTGGTCATTATGCCCGCATTAGCTACAATGAAGCTACGGAACGTTACGAATTATTAAGAGCTATTGACCGTAATAAAGACCAATCCTACTTTCTGTATGATTTGTCTCAAGATTTACTAGCAGCATCATTATTTCCTCTAGGGGAAATGCAAAAAGCTGACACCCGCCGCATCGCTGCTGAACACGGCTTAAAGACTGCTGATAAGCCAGAAAGTCAAGATTTGTGCTTAGTGGAAAGTAACGGTTCTATGCGAGCATTTCTGGATAAATATATCGCTCCCAAAACAGGTGATATCGTCGATACCACAGGCAAAGTTTTGGGACAACATGATGGTGTCCATCACTACACTATTGGTCAGCGCAAAGGCATCGGCATTGCTGCGGCTGAACCATTGTATGTGATTGAATTAGACGCGGTGAATAATAAAGTAATAGTAGGCGATCGCACCAAAGCAACTCAGTCTGAATGTACAGTTAGCCGAGTTAATTGGGTATCTATGGCTGAACCAACTTCCCCCATTCGTGCGGAAGTACAAGTTCGCTACCGTTCTAGTCCTGAATCGGTGACAGTTATACCTTTAGAAAACTCCCGCGTGCGTTTGGTGTTTGACGAACCCCAATTCAGCATCACCCCCGGACAAGCTGCTGTCTGGTACGACGGCGAAAAAGTTCTCGGTGGGGGAATTATTGAATTGAGTGCTGAGTGCTGA
- a CDS encoding sodium-dependent bicarbonate transport family permease, translating into MDFLSDFLTKFGAQLQSPTLSFLIGGIVIAALGSQLQIPDAIYKFIVFMLLIKVGLSGGIAIRNSNLTEMLLPGLFAVVTGILIVFIGRYTLAKLPGIRTVDAVATAGLFGAVSGSTLAAGITVMEAQGMKYEPWAGALYPFMDIPALVTAIVVASIYTSKKRDKYDSQEEYLSKQAVIAGEYPNEQEYPSTRQEYLSQQRATAGKRVEIWPIVQESLQGSALSALLLGLTLGIITRPESVFESFYEPLFRGLLSILMLIMGMEAWSRIGELRKVAQWYAVYALVAPLLHGFIAFGLGMIAHYATGFSPGGVALLAVIAASSSDISGPPTLRAGIPSANPSAYIGASTAIGTPVAIAVAIPLFIGLAQALMGS; encoded by the coding sequence GTGGATTTCTTGTCCGATTTCTTGACGAAATTCGGGGCTCAATTGCAGTCCCCGACACTTAGCTTTCTGATTGGTGGTATAGTCATTGCCGCCCTCGGTAGCCAACTGCAAATTCCAGATGCGATATATAAGTTCATCGTCTTCATGCTCCTCATCAAAGTCGGACTGAGCGGCGGCATTGCGATCCGCAATTCTAATCTGACGGAGATGCTGTTGCCCGGGCTGTTCGCTGTGGTAACGGGTATCCTGATCGTGTTCATCGGGCGATATACCTTGGCCAAGCTGCCGGGCATCAGAACCGTGGATGCCGTTGCGACGGCAGGCTTGTTCGGTGCGGTGAGTGGCTCTACCCTCGCTGCCGGCATAACGGTAATGGAAGCGCAAGGCATGAAATACGAACCCTGGGCTGGCGCACTCTATCCCTTCATGGACATCCCCGCGCTCGTGACTGCGATCGTCGTGGCCAGCATTTATACCAGCAAGAAGCGCGACAAGTATGACAGCCAGGAGGAATATCTCAGCAAGCAGGCAGTTATCGCAGGCGAATATCCCAACGAGCAGGAGTATCCCAGCACCAGGCAGGAGTATCTCAGCCAGCAGCGCGCTACCGCAGGCAAGCGGGTCGAGATATGGCCCATCGTGCAGGAAAGCCTCCAGGGTTCTGCTCTATCGGCACTGCTGCTCGGCCTCACTCTAGGCATAATAACCCGGCCGGAAAGTGTTTTTGAAAGCTTCTATGAGCCTCTCTTCCGCGGCCTGCTTTCAATACTAATGCTGATAATGGGTATGGAGGCTTGGTCAAGGATTGGCGAGCTACGCAAGGTAGCCCAGTGGTACGCCGTATATGCCCTGGTAGCACCGCTCCTGCATGGGTTTATTGCCTTCGGTCTCGGCATGATTGCCCACTACGCCACGGGGTTCAGCCCTGGCGGTGTCGCGCTCCTGGCCGTCATTGCCGCCTCCAGTTCAGACATCTCAGGTCCGCCCACTTTACGAGCTGGTATCCCGTCAGCCAATCCCTCCGCCTACATAGGTGCTTCCACAGCCATCGGCACGCCGGTTGCGATTGCCGTGGCAATACCGCTTTTCATCGGGCTAGCCCAGGCACTGATGGGCAGCTGA